A DNA window from Labrus mixtus chromosome 4, fLabMix1.1, whole genome shotgun sequence contains the following coding sequences:
- the bida gene encoding BH3 interacting domain death agonist: MDNLGSLNGGPNAALLVLTFLQADCRNSEYLKELHSLGQEFHLRLEEGELETDGHLPVFIRASLDDIQPSVELQYRPRNGDDAGYVRFAQELRVIAAQLEHNIVAQATQNLNGKISNSPFNQWKDHLSREVERVMRQGVGLEHLARERVIMALTLTLVKGVCEQAPRLLRNLFNIALQYVSGGGNR, translated from the exons ATGGATAACCTGGGGAGCCTGAACGGAGGGCCAAACGCCGCCCTGCTCGTCTTGACCTTCCTGCAGGCGGATTGTAGGAACTCAGAGTACCTGAAGGAGCTTCACTCTCTGGGGCAGGAGTTTCACCTCCGTCTGGAGGAGGGAGAGCTGGAAACTGACGGTCACCTGCCCGTCTTCATCAGAGCCTCCCTGGATGATATTCAGCCTTCAGTGGAGCTGCAGTACAGGCCGA gaaacGGTGACGATGCAGGATATGTACGTTTTGCACAGGAGCTGAGAGTAATCGCAGCGCAGCTGGAGCACAACATCGTGGCTCAGGCGACCCAGAACCTCAACGGGAAAATATCAAACTCCCCTTTCAAT CAGTGGAAAGACCACCTGAGCCGGGAGGTGGAGCGGGTGATGAGGCAGGGCGTGGGTCTGGAGCATTTGGCCCGGGAGAGGGTGATCATGGCCCTGACTCTGACCCTGGTGAAGGGAGTGTGTGAGCAGGCGCCGCGGCTGCTGAGGAACCTCTTCAACATCGCGCTGCAGTACGTGAGCGGCGGGGGGAACAGGTGA
- the wee2 gene encoding wee1-like protein kinase 2 has protein sequence MATVFDGISQQLDFSSCGEEGSSSDNSSDDCTFRIKSPRVRTPRVRTPRVHTPRVHSPRVRTPRVHTPSSACMTPRVQRHCSMSITIPSPVQCTSPIPYASWSKLRLCDSPSTPKSLLSKASQPYSSTKISRHQRTLCFVSAAANHVQAPSVNVNPFTPDTVRRNSEQQRRTCFRSDDDDDYGRRLKHSLTSSEEDDEAFLPPKRRAVQAFMLSRYESEFLELECIGVGEFGAVYKCVKRLDGCLYAIKRSRRPLAGSADEQLALKEVYAHAVLGHHPHVVRYYSAWAEDHHMIIQNEYCDGGSLNDAILKKEMQGELFSEAELKDLLLQVSMGLKYIHSLGLVHLDIKPSNIFICQRSSSRAASEGESEEEEEEEEDEDEDGGTSAGVIYKIGDLGHVTSTNSPQVEEGDSRFLASEVLQEDYSQLPKADIFALGLTLLLAAGAPPLPQNGDEWHSLRRGELPKLPQELSPSFKRLLQSLLDPDLTKRPSARELCKHTVLRDERTGRLAAQLRRELNVEKFRTAMLEKELQEARQAALSPRQNLSLGLKPSAKMGSLPRPGRRLVGMKTARSMSFGC, from the exons ATGGCGACGGTGTTTGACGGGATCAGCCAGCAGCTGGACTTCTCGAGCTGTGGAGAGGAGGGCAGCAGCAGTGACAACAGCTCCGACGACTGCACCTTCAGGATCAAGAGCCCCAGGGTCCGCACTCCCAGGGTCCGCACTCCCAGGGTCCATACTCCCAGGGTCCACAGTCCCAGGGTCCGCACTCCCAGGGTCCATACTCCCAGCTCTGCTTGCATGACCCCCAGGGTGCAACGCCACTGCAGCATGAGCATCACCATACCGTCCCCTGTGCAGTGCACCAGCCCCATCCCGTACGCTTCCTGGAGCAAACTGAGGCTCTGTGACTCTCCGAGCACGCCGAAG AGTCTGCTCTCCAAGGCGTCCCAGCCTTACTCCAGCACTAAGATAAGTCGTCATCAGAGGACTCTGTGTTTTGTCTCAGCCGCTGCCAACCACGTCCAGGCCCCTTCTGTCAACGTCAACCCTTTCACCCCCGACACGGTCCGCAGGAACAGCGAGCAGCAGCGGAGGACCTGTTTTAGGAGCGATGACGATGACGACTATGGACGCAG GTTGAAACACAGTTTAACGTCAtctgaggaggatgatgaagcCTTTCTCCCACCAAAG AGACGAGCTGTCCAGGCCTTCATGCTGTCACGCTATGAGAGCGAGTTCCTGGAGCTGGAGTGCATCGGCGTGGGCGAGTTTGGGGCAGTTTACAAGTGTGTGAAGAGGCTGGACGGCTGCTTGTACGCCATTAAACGCTCCCGCCGACCCCTGGCAGGCTCGGCCGATGA ACAGCTGGCCCTAAAGGAAGTTTATGCACATGCTGTTCTCGGACACCACCCACATGTTGTTCGCTATTATTCAGCATGGGCAGAAGATCATCACATGATCATTCAGAATGAATACTGTGATG gtggaAGTCTGAACGACGCCATCCTGAAGAAGGAGATGCAGGGCGAGCTGTTTTCAGAGGCCGAGCTGAAGGATCTGCTCTTACAGGTGTCAATGGGGCTCAAATACATCCACAGCTTAGGCCTCGTCCACCTGGACATCAAACCAA GTAACATTTTTATCTGCCAGCGCTCCAGCTCTAGGGCCGCAAGCGAGGgggagagtgaggaggaggaggaggaggaggaggatgaggatgaggatggagGCACTTCAGCTGGAGTCATTTACAAAATAG GGGATCTGGGTCATGTGACATCAACAAACAGTCCTCAAGTTGAGGAAGGAGACAGCCGCTTTCTGGCCAGCGAGGTCCTGCAGGAG GATTACAGCCAACTCCCAAAGGCAGACATCTTTGCTCTGGGCCTGACGCTGCTGCTGGCAGCGGGTGCACCCCCTCTTCCCCAAAATGGAGATGAGTGGCACAGCCTCAGACGGGGAGAGCTCCCCAAACTGCCACAGGAGCTATCGCCTTCCTTCAAACGCCTACTTCAG TCGTTACTGGATCCAGATCTGACAAAGCGGCCGTCTGCCAGAGAGCTGTGCAAGCACACAGTCTTAAGGGACGAGCGGACTGGGAGGCTGGCTGCTCAGCTACGCAGAGAGCTCAATGTGGAGAAGTTCAGGACGGCCATGCTTGAAAA GGAGCTCCAGGAGGCTCGTCAGGCCGCTTTGTCACCCAGGCAGAACCTCTCCCTCGGGCTGAAACCCTCTGCTAAGATGGGGTCTCTGCCCAGACCGGGGAGGAGGCTTGTTGGTATGAAGACGGCTCGCTCCATGAGTTTCGGTTGTTAA